The Nostoc sp. 'Lobaria pulmonaria (5183) cyanobiont' DNA window AAGTTAATAAAATTTTTTGCACGAAAAAATCTCCTCTTTTTATTTTATGAGCCTTGGTCATGTATAAATATATTCTATATTTAAGGCTCACAGGCATCCTAAGTGTTTACGTACAGTTCTTCCTTCTATCGCAAGGTATATTAATTTTTACCTATAGTAAAGGCGTACATTTGTACGCCCCCATCTATGTATCTGAATATTTCGTGAAATCAGATGAAATTTTTACTTAGTGTGCTTAACCCAAGCGTATTAAGCTATAACCAACTGTGATTAATTTTAATTCCTCGGCTTTGCATTACCTCTTCAAATAAATTTGTTGGTAGTGCTTCTTCCACAGCAAAAACACCTGGTTTCTTGAGTTTACCTTCTAGCAATAATTGGGCAATACTACCTGTGCCGCAACCAGAAGCCACAGCTGTATTCTCATGCACTACAGTTGAACAATAAAGGGCTGTTTCACCATTTTTTTGCCCTGTAACTTCTGAACGAACTGCTACCCCAATTCCACTAAAATTATTTGTAACATCTGTCATCGAATGGCTGACATGAGACAGAAATTCAATCATGTAACGACGCTGCATTAACCACTTGGGAAAAACGTGTGCCGCAATCCAAGTTAGGTGATTGTAAAAATCGGGAACAGAGCCAAACTTAGTAATTACAGTTTTTACTGATGGGAAGGCTTTGGGCAGTGTAAAGGTTTCTGGCATATCAAACCAGTAAACTCCGGTGCGTCTATATGGAGGTGGAAACTCAACTAGTTCTCTTTCACTATAAGGCTTGACTACCTGCCATTTTCCATCTATCCAAGTCTCAAAAGGATACTGCAACCCAAGAAAAGTTGTCCGCATCACTGTAATGCCAGCACCACCAGAACCCGAAACTAAATAACTTAAATGGATTTTTTCTGGTTGATCAAATTGTTCAACTCCCTGACGTACCATGCTGTTAGAAATACCAGGAAAAATGCCAGTATTAATAATTGCCGTCACGCCAGCCGCAGCAGCTTGTTCATTATACTTGAGAGCTTTGCTGGTGTAGGAACGATGGTCGCTGACATCTACATAGTTAACGCCTTGAGCAATACAGGTTTCGAGAACATTAGTATCTCGATAGTGAAATGGGCCAGCACAGTGGATGACTAAGTTAGAGTTTGCGATCGCATCTCGCAGCTTGTCAAGTTCTGCCAAGTCCAACACCAAAAACTGCACTTGTCCTCCCGAAGACAAGCTAACAGCCTCCCCAAACTCCGCAGAACGTCCAGTAATCGTAATTTGTGCCTGCGTATGGGTAGCTAGATCCTGAGCAACAGTGCTACCAATCCGCCCCCGTCCACCAATAATTAAAACGCTGTCTGTCATTACTCCAGATTAGCAATACTAATCTTATTTCAGCAGTTTTCTGTCCCCTTTGTCATCGGTTACAAGTATGACTTGCCTGCCAACGAAGGAGGACTTTTCAATTAGTGTTAGTTGATCAGTTTTGCGCTTCAATTTGCCTAACTACCGTTAGCGCCGAATAACTCACTCCAGCAGTACCTTCGCCTGGATGGGTGGAGTCACCAACTAACCACAGATGCTGGATTGGTGTACGATTGGCGAACCCAAAGGGGCCAAAGGTAGGAATTCTTTGACCAATACCGCCAACTATACCGCGATCGCGGGCTGTGAAATGAGCAAAGGTGCGCGGTGTTGCGGCTTCTTGATGAATAATCGTTTCTGGTTTGAGATAGAAGTATTGGGCAAGACGAGCGATCGCTTCTTGGGTAAACTTTTCTTTAAGTCCTTCATAAT harbors:
- a CDS encoding saccharopine dehydrogenase family protein — its product is MTDSVLIIGGRGRIGSTVAQDLATHTQAQITITGRSAEFGEAVSLSSGGQVQFLVLDLAELDKLRDAIANSNLVIHCAGPFHYRDTNVLETCIAQGVNYVDVSDHRSYTSKALKYNEQAAAAGVTAIINTGIFPGISNSMVRQGVEQFDQPEKIHLSYLVSGSGGAGITVMRTTFLGLQYPFETWIDGKWQVVKPYSERELVEFPPPYRRTGVYWFDMPETFTLPKAFPSVKTVITKFGSVPDFYNHLTWIAAHVFPKWLMQRRYMIEFLSHVSHSMTDVTNNFSGIGVAVRSEVTGQKNGETALYCSTVVHENTAVASGCGTGSIAQLLLEGKLKKPGVFAVEEALPTNLFEEVMQSRGIKINHSWL